One segment of Williamwhitmania taraxaci DNA contains the following:
- a CDS encoding tetratricopeptide repeat protein — MKLTTFILFMVISVNLSGQNANTDSLRNAIRSDARWAITHAEFSKGEKLLDSLILVEPRNPENFFSKAQSYYYQKNLDSLTICLEKALMIGNDSIRVYSEYYRYYSFQQENLEKCLLYINRMIDIQPKNSDLYMERMRVKTVLGDYDGSVKDLEISASLGNEIAKEGLIEIKEAEKRFKKMKLSPR, encoded by the coding sequence ATGAAGCTAACAACATTTATTTTGTTTATGGTTATAAGCGTAAACCTTTCAGGTCAGAACGCAAATACTGATTCATTACGAAATGCCATTCGTAGCGATGCCCGCTGGGCAATAACTCATGCTGAATTTAGCAAAGGAGAGAAATTGCTTGATAGTCTTATTCTTGTTGAGCCTAGAAACCCAGAAAACTTTTTTTCAAAGGCACAAAGTTATTACTATCAGAAGAATTTGGATTCATTAACTATATGCTTAGAAAAAGCATTGATGATTGGTAATGATTCAATCAGAGTGTATAGCGAATACTATCGCTACTATTCTTTTCAGCAAGAGAACCTTGAGAAATGTTTATTGTATATAAACAGAATGATAGATATTCAACCGAAAAACAGTGACCTTTATATGGAACGGATGCGTGTAAAAACAGTTCTTGGTGATTATGATGGATCAGTAAAAGATTTAGAAATTTCGGCTTCGCTTGGAAATGAGATTGCAAAGGAGGGCCTTATAGAAATTAAGGAAGCGGAAAAACGATTTAAAAAAATGAAATTATCACCCCGCTAG
- a CDS encoding DUF6088 family protein: MYSTEDKILAKMKKAKGGTLFFADNFISIASSNTVTKALERLVDSEEIVRVAKGIYTRPATDKILGRVLPSIDEIAKAIAKRDRARIVPTGSYSLYKLGLTTQVPLNVVYYTDASPRKLKIGKQSITFKKASAKNLSAIGEISKLVIQALRTIGKDNVREEEIAKIRTLLQSEKPYHLQHDLKLAPEWMRKLIGSIKTSTANE, encoded by the coding sequence ATGTATTCGACAGAAGACAAGATACTTGCAAAAATGAAAAAAGCCAAAGGGGGCACGCTGTTTTTTGCTGACAACTTTATCAGTATTGCCTCCTCAAACACGGTAACAAAGGCTTTAGAGCGACTGGTTGATTCCGAAGAAATTGTTCGCGTTGCGAAAGGTATATACACCCGCCCCGCAACGGACAAAATCTTGGGGAGAGTATTGCCAAGTATCGATGAAATAGCAAAAGCCATAGCCAAGCGCGACAGGGCTCGAATTGTGCCAACAGGCAGCTACTCGCTTTACAAGTTGGGGCTTACAACCCAAGTGCCATTGAATGTAGTTTACTACACCGATGCATCTCCGCGTAAGTTGAAAATAGGTAAGCAATCCATTACGTTTAAGAAAGCAAGCGCTAAAAACCTTTCCGCAATTGGAGAAATAAGTAAGCTGGTAATTCAAGCATTGAGAACGATAGGAAAAGACAACGTGCGCGAGGAGGAGATAGCAAAAATAAGAACGCTACTTCAAAGTGAAAAGCCCTACCATCTACAGCACGATTTAAAGTTGGCTCCCGAATGGATGCGTAAGCTAATAGGATCCATTAAAACCAGCACCGCCAATGAGTAA